In Elephas maximus indicus isolate mEleMax1 chromosome 4, mEleMax1 primary haplotype, whole genome shotgun sequence, a genomic segment contains:
- the PICK1 gene encoding PRKCA-binding protein — MFADLDYDIEEDKLGIPTVPGKVTLQKDAQNLIGISIGGGAQYCPCLYIVQVFDNTPAALDGTVAAGDEITGVNGRSIKGKTKVEVAKMIQEVKGEVTIHYNKLQADPKQGMSLDIVLKKVKHRLVENMSSGTADALGLSRAILCNDGLVKRLEELERTAELYKGMTEHTKNLLRAFYELSQTHRAFGDVFSVIGVREPQPAASEAFVKFADAHRSIEKFGIRLLKTIKPMLTDLNTYLNKAIPDTRLTIKKYLDVKFEYLSYCLKVKEMDDEEYSCVALGEPLYRVSTGNYEYRLILRCRQEARARFSQMRKDVLEKMELLDQKHVQDIVFQLQRFVSTMSKYYNDCYAVLRDADVFPIEVDLAHTTLAYGLSQEDFTDGEDEEDNNEDTAAREPSQDARGAAGPLDKDGSWCGS; from the exons tGGAATCCCTACCGTGCCTGGGAAGGTGACCCTGCAGAAGGATGCCCAGAACCTCATCGGGATCAGCATTGGAGGAGGGGCCCAGTACTGCCCCTGCCTCTATATCGTCCAG GTGTTTGACAACACCCCGGCAGCCTTGGACGGCACTGTGGCAGCTGGAGATGAGATCACTGGTGTCAATGGCAGGTCGATCAAAGGAAAAACTAAGGTGGAGGTGGCGAAGATGATTCAGGAGGTGAAG GGGGAGGTGACCATCCACTACAACAAGCTGCAGGCGGACCCCAAGCAGGGCATGTCCCTGGACATCG TGCTGAAGAAGGTAAAGCACCGGCTGGTGGAGAACATGAGTTCGGGGACTGCAGATGCCCTGGGCCTGAGCCGGGCCATCCTGTGCAATG ATGGGCTCGTCAAGAGGCTGGAGGAGCTGGAGCGGACGGCTGAGCTGTACAAAG GGATGACGGAACACACCAAGAACCTCCTGCGGGCCTTCTATGAGCTGTCGCAGACACATCGGG CCTTTGGGGACGTGTTCTCTGTGATCGGGGTACGGGAGCCCCAGCCAGCCGCCAGTGAGGCTTTTGTGAAGTTTGCCGACGCCCACCGCAGCATTGAGAAGTTTGGCATCCGGCTGTTGAAAACCATCAAGCCG ATGTTGACAGACCTGAACACGTACCTCAACAAAGCCATCCCGGACACTCGCCTAACCATCAAGAAGTACCTGGACGTGAAGTTTGAATACCTG TCCTACTGCCTGAAGGTGAAGGAGATGGACGACGAGGAATACAGCTGTGTG GCCTTAGGGGAGCCCCTGTACCGAGTGAGCACAGGCAACTACGAGTACCGTCTGATCCTGCGCTGCCGCCAGGAGGCCCGCGCCCGCTTCTCCCAGATGCGCAAGGACGTGCTGGAGAAGATGGAGCTGCTGGATCAGAAGCATG TCCAGGACATCGTGTTCCAGCTGCAGCGCTTTGTGTCCACCATGTCCAAGTACTACAATGACTGCTACGCTGTGCTGCGGGATGCCGACGTCTTCCCCATCGAGGTGGACCTGGCACACACCACGCTGGCCTACGGCCTCAGTCAGGAGGACTTCACCGATGGAGAGGATGAAGAGGACAACAATGAGGACACggcagccagggaaccgtcccagGATGCGCGAGGGGCTGCTGGGCCCCTGGACAAGGATGGAAGCTGGTGTGGCTCCTGA
- the SLC16A8 gene encoding monocarboxylate transporter 3: MGAGSPRRGAGPPDGGWGWAVLGACFVVTGFAYGFPKAVSVFFRELMRDFGAGYSDTAWVSSIMLAMLYGTGPVSSILVTRFGCRPVMLVGGLLASAGMVLASFATRLLELYLTAGVLTGLGLALNFQPSLIMLGLYFERRRPLANGLAAAGSPVFLSALSPLGQRLLEHFGWRGGFLLLGGLLLHCCACGAVMRPPLEPRGARAGAAAEQVEAGGAGLRLHEAPPGGRTRRRLLDVAVCTERAFAVYVVTKFLMALGLFVPAILLVNYAKDAGVPDGDAAFLLSIVGFVDIVARPACGALAGLARLRPRVTYLFSLALLANGLTDLGSARARSYGALVAFCVAFGLSYGMVGALQFEVLMSLVGAPRFPSALGLVLLVEAVAVLIGPPSAGRLVDALKNYEIIFYLAGSEVALAGLFLAVATHCGLRCSRDIPPGPGAENGASGTEDAEAEGDSEAERDTETLPAGAADPGSLETLEVLSPQTRLVEPEAEVGPRLEPELDAGPDPEPDLESDPKPGQHAAE, from the exons ATGGGTGCTGGCAGCCCCCGGCGGGGCGCGGGCCCTCCCGACGGCGGCTGGGGCTGGGCTGTGCTGGGCGCCTGCTTCGTGGTCACCGGTTTCGCCTATGGCTTCCCCAAGGCTGTGAGCGTCTTCTTCCGTGAGCTCATGCGCGACTTTGGTGCCGGCTACAGTGACACGGCCTGGGTGTCCTCCATCATGCTGGCCATGCTCTATGGCACTG GCCCTGTGTCCAGCATCCTCGTGACGCGCTTTGGCTGTCGCCCAGtgatgctggtgggtgggctgttGGCCTCGGCGGGCATGGTCCTGGCCTCCTTCGCCACACGCCTCCTGGAGCTGTACCTGACGGCTGGGGTGCTCACAG GCCTGGGCCTGGCCCTCAACTTCCAGCCGTCGCTCATCATGCTCGGGCTCTACTTCGAGCGGAGGCGGCCTCTGGCCAACGGGCTGGCGGCGGCGGGCAGCCCCGTGTTCCTGTCGGCGCTGTCGCCGCTCGGCCAGAGGCTGCTGGAGCACTTCGGCTGGCGCGGCGGCTTCCTGCTGCTCGGGGGCCTCCTGCTGCACTGCTGCGCCTGCGGCGCCGTCATGCGGCCGCCCCTGGAGCCGCGCGGGGCCCGCGCCGGGGCCGCGGCGGAGCAGGTGGAAGCGGGCGGCGCGGGGCTGCGCCTGCACGAGGCGCCCCCTGGCGGCCGGACCCGCCGCCGCCTGCTGGACGTGGCCGTGTGCACCGAGCGCGCCTTCGCCGTGTACGTCGTCACCAAGTTCCTGATGGCTCTCGGGCTCTTCGTGCCCGCCATCCTGCTGGTGAACTACGCCAAGGACGCGGGCGTGCCCGACGGCGACGCGGCCTTCCTGCTGTCCATCGTGGGCTTCGTGGACATCGTGGCGCGGCCGGCGTGCGGCGCCCTGGCGGGCCTGGCGCGCCTGCGGCCGCGCGTCACCTATCTCTTCAGCCTGGCCCTGCTGGCCAACGGGCTCACGGACCTGGGCAGCGCGCGCGCGCGCTCCTACGGCGCTCTGGTGGCCTTCTGCGTCGCCTTCGGCCTCTCTTACGGCATGGTGGGCGCGCTGCAGTTTGAGGTGCTCATGTCACTCGTGGGTGCGCCCCGCTTCCCCAGCGCACTGGGTCTGGTGCTGCTCGTCGAGGCCGTGGCCGTGCTCATCGGACCACCCTCTGCCG GACGCCTGGTGGATGCACTGAAGAACTATGAGATCATCTTCTACCTGGCCGGCTCTGAGGTGGCCCTAGCCGGGCTCTTCTTGGCCGTGGCTACCCACTGTGGTCTGCGCTGCTCTCGGGACATCCCGCCTGGCCCGGGTGCTGAGAACGGGGCCAGTGGCACCGAGGATGCTGAGGCTGAAGGGGACTCTGAGGCTGAAAGGGACACCGAGACGCTGCCTGCTGGTGCAGCAGACCCCGGCAGCCTTGAGACCCTGGAGGTGCTGAGCCCCCAGACCAGGCTCGTGGAACCTGAGGCAGAGGTGGGGCCCAGGCTGGAACCTGAGCTGGACGCTGGGCCCGACCCTGAGCCAGACCTTGAGTCAGACCCTAAGCCAGGGCAGCATGCAGCAGAATAA